The DNA segment ACATCCGAACCATTCTCCAAACAAAGTTTTGCTCCGTTCTCGTAGAATAGCTTTGTCAAGGCAAAACACCGATCAATATCATATTCAGCACTGATTATGAAACGAAAGGACCCCTCTAGTTTATTGGATTTAGGGCGTTCACAGATTTTACCATAATAATCCAACATCTTAACTAACACGTGCTTCCGATAAACTCGAAGTCTTCTTTCAAAACAGGCTGTTTTTACGGATTCAATACAATCATGCATTCCTGCTGCAGAATTGGCCTTTTTCTGCGTTTTTTCGAAACAGGCCTTGAACAGTCGCATGGTGGCCATGGCATCATCGCAGCTCTTATGCCATGTGAGATCAGAAACATCTACACCCATTTGAGATAGGGATCCTTCCAAGCTTGCAGAAATCCCCATATAAGTTTTTAAAAAACTACGAATATCAAAAGTTTCAAACCTTATTGAAGCAAGATCATATCGTTTACACGTGTTTAGCAGATAATCAATATCATGGGCTACAGCAAAGCCAACCACCAGGGCTTTGGGTGTCAAAAGGATTTTCTTAATAATTTCGTACTGCTTGGGGAAATTAGGCTGTCTTTTAAACTCATTCTTCGAATAACCCAACCTGCAGTCAGAATCTTCCCAAAAAAGTTTTTTATTGAATCCGGCCTCTGGATTAATCAAAATGTCCCTAGATTCCAACACATTGAACTTTAAGTCCGTAATGACATAACCAAAAGAACAAATGGCGCTATAATCGCGCGTGCGCTTGGCACATTCAATATCAAAGAAAACAAGTTTTTCAAGAGCCATGGGGAAAGAACCTAAACTGTACAAAAAATAGATATTGCGAATCGTTTGCAATTATTTCAAATAAAAAGCAACTCTTATATGAGAGTTACTTTTTATTATTCATTACAGAGGCGCTAGATCGTTGTCACTACTAAACCACGAGCAATGGAAACGAGTTTATCCAAAGATTGTTTAAGTTCTTCTTTGGTGAAAGGGATGTTATAATTATTTTCTGGATGATGTATGCAATTTCTAACATACGTCTGCAATGTCACAGGACAAGCAGGTTGAACATTACCCCTAT comes from the Fibrobacter sp. UWH6 genome and includes:
- a CDS encoding exonuclease domain-containing protein; this translates as MALEKLVFFDIECAKRTRDYSAICSFGYVITDLKFNVLESRDILINPEAGFNKKLFWEDSDCRLGYSKNEFKRQPNFPKQYEIIKKILLTPKALVVGFAVAHDIDYLLNTCKRYDLASIRFETFDIRSFLKTYMGISASLEGSLSQMGVDVSDLTWHKSCDDAMATMRLFKACFEKTQKKANSAAGMHDCIESVKTACFERRLRVYRKHVLVKMLDYYGKICERPKSNKLEGSFRFIISAEYDIDRCFALTKLFYENGAKLCLENGSDVIVVYPDGETFINPDDGAPQRKNVHLNELLKDRGLDSFSLEKQGRNIPDIDTKKFIEPKSSSLRGIKAELAARH